AGAAATAGTTAAAGCATTAAGGTCTTTGTTAAAAAAAGAAAGGGAGGCACTGGATTTTTTCATCAATGGTAAGAGAGAAAAATTAATAGAAAAAACCAAAGAAGAAATAACTATAATTGAAAAATACCTGCCAGCGAATCTTTCTTTAAAAGAAATTGAAAAGATTTCTAGGGAAATTATTTCTAAAAATAACCTGGGAAATGAAAAAGACTTCAATATTGCCATTAAATTAATCATGAATGAAATTAAATTTCATGCTGATGGTAGAATGGTTAGTGAAGTTGTAAGAAAAATTTTAAACAAAAATGCTTCTTAATAATTCTTTCTGAAAGAAGAGAGACCTGGCTTTTAAAAACTGGGTCTTTCTTTTTTTATAGAAAATATTTTCTATATTTTTCTTTATATATTTTACGAAAAATATATAAAACTAATTTTATCTGAAAAGATTGATGAAAATAATTGAATTGTAAGATATAAAAAAATCGGTTATAATATTTTGCCATTATCATTTAAGATATGCTAACTGACTATTTTTTATCTTAAGTTCATAGTAGTAATTATCAAAATATAGATAAAAAGTCGAAAGGGAAAATAGTATAACAAGAAATGATTAAGGAAAAACTAACTTTATATTAGAGGTTTTTAAAGCCGTTTAATAAATGATTTGTGGTCTGTTTAACTATAGAAACAAACTTATTTGATGGACGGTGGAATGTGATAACTAATGTATGAACATTTAGTTTTAATTA
This region of Atribacterota bacterium genomic DNA includes:
- a CDS encoding GatB/YqeY domain-containing protein, coding for MVENDSLEIRIINDYQKALKEGRKNEISFLRFIRSEIKNKEIQKRDTLNNEEIVKALRSLLKKEREALDFFINGKREKLIEKTKEEITIIEKYLPANLSLKEIEKISREIISKNNLGNEKDFNIAIKLIMNEIKFHADGRMVSEVVRKILNKNAS